In Actinomycetota bacterium, the following proteins share a genomic window:
- the metK gene encoding methionine adenosyltransferase, producing the protein MKTEFMFTSESVTEGHPDKLCDTISDAIVDHFLKQDPHSRIIAECAVSTAIVFIAARFLSEASVDFPNVARKVINQIGYDRPDFNGNTASIITSLRELPERERYTFNEWELTEQDINRIVAKNQVTVFGYACTQTPALLPMPIWLAHRLVRRLSKVRHEGVLPYLAPDGKSQVGVEFKGRTPRRIHSITLVVSQNKSPSKGGPDSETLSRDIIETVISPVFEGEQIAPDKRTRIFINPEGPYVNGGPSVHAGLTGRKNAIDTYGEYSRHSGAALSGKDPMRIDRVGAYVARYAAKNVVAAGLAEECEVQLSYSICLVRPVSIQVETFGTAKIADEKIAELIEEHFDFRLAGIVRAFNLRHLPATTKGGFYKKLAAYGQMGRVDMDIPWERTDKAEALMKA; encoded by the coding sequence GTGAAAACGGAGTTTATGTTTACCTCTGAGTCGGTAACCGAAGGTCATCCCGATAAGCTCTGCGACACCATCAGCGATGCTATCGTGGACCACTTCCTCAAGCAAGACCCTCACTCGAGGATTATCGCGGAGTGCGCCGTCTCTACGGCAATCGTGTTTATCGCCGCACGGTTTTTGTCGGAAGCAAGCGTAGACTTCCCGAATGTCGCGCGCAAAGTCATCAACCAGATTGGCTATGACCGCCCCGACTTTAACGGCAACACCGCAAGCATCATTACCAGCTTAAGAGAGCTTCCTGAGCGCGAACGATATACCTTCAACGAGTGGGAACTCACCGAACAAGATATCAATCGCATCGTAGCGAAAAACCAGGTCACGGTATTCGGTTATGCGTGCACCCAAACCCCCGCCCTGCTCCCCATGCCCATATGGCTCGCGCACCGGCTTGTAAGGAGGCTTTCCAAGGTAAGGCACGAGGGGGTCCTGCCCTACCTCGCCCCTGACGGCAAGAGCCAGGTGGGTGTGGAGTTTAAAGGGCGAACACCGCGAAGGATCCACAGCATCACCCTCGTGGTAAGCCAGAATAAATCGCCATCAAAGGGTGGGCCCGATTCGGAGACGCTCTCGCGCGACATTATCGAAACGGTAATAAGCCCGGTCTTCGAGGGCGAGCAGATCGCGCCCGATAAGAGAACGCGCATCTTCATAAACCCTGAAGGACCTTACGTAAATGGCGGCCCCTCCGTTCACGCCGGGCTTACCGGGAGAAAGAACGCTATCGATACATACGGTGAGTACTCACGGCACAGCGGGGCGGCTTTGAGCGGCAAAGACCCTATGAGAATCGATCGGGTGGGCGCCTATGTAGCGCGGTACGCCGCGAAAAACGTCGTTGCGGCGGGCCTCGCCGAAGAGTGTGAGGTTCAGCTCAGTTATTCGATCTGCCTTGTGCGCCCCGTCAGTATTCAAGTCGAGACCTTTGGTACGGCTAAAATCGCCGATGAGAAGATCGCGGAACTCATCGAGGAGCATTTCGATTTCCGCCTCGCCGGTATCGTGAGAGCGTTCAACTTGCGACACCTGCCCGCAACTACCAAAGGTGGGTTCTACAAAAAGCTGGCGGCATACGGCCAGATGGGGAGAGTGGACATGGACATCCCGTGGGAACGTACCGATAAGGCAGAGGCGCTTATGAAAGCGTAA
- a CDS encoding heavy-metal-associated domain-containing protein produces MSYYIHNVSGRLRIKTPSLKGSQRAAAEVKELLRSVPGVSSTTINMVTGSIVVNYDPGVTTPKEIVHILQRAGHFDLSKAVTNDQYICTMASKAGTFIGKQVAGAFVDRAVGNSASVLLAMLK; encoded by the coding sequence ATGAGTTATTACATACATAACGTGTCGGGACGGCTACGGATAAAGACACCCTCGCTGAAGGGAAGCCAAAGAGCCGCCGCCGAGGTTAAGGAGTTGCTAAGGTCGGTACCGGGGGTAAGCTCGACTACTATCAACATGGTAACGGGAAGCATAGTCGTCAACTACGACCCGGGAGTCACAACGCCGAAGGAGATAGTCCATATTCTACAGCGCGCCGGCCACTTCGACCTCTCGAAGGCCGTCACAAACGACCAGTACATCTGTACAATGGCCTCGAAGGCGGGGACGTTTATCGGCAAGCAGGTCGCCGGGGCTTTCGTAGATAGGGCGGTAGGAAACTCGGCGTCGGTACTGCTGGCGATGTTGAAATAG
- a CDS encoding DUF5132 domain-containing protein, with product MADIGDILKGNTVTGAAIGLGVVILAPVVVPIVASVVKPVAKAAIKGGIVLYDMGRGVVAETVETAEDLVAEARAELGEGGESAAVITKGQVKASPQPS from the coding sequence ATGGCCGACATCGGAGATATTCTTAAAGGGAATACAGTGACGGGCGCGGCGATAGGTCTGGGAGTGGTGATTTTGGCACCGGTTGTGGTACCGATTGTCGCAAGCGTTGTAAAGCCGGTCGCCAAGGCGGCTATCAAGGGCGGCATCGTTCTGTATGATATGGGCAGAGGGGTCGTTGCGGAAACCGTGGAGACCGCGGAGGACCTGGTAGCCGAGGCGAGAGCGGAACTTGGCGAGGGTGGCGAAAGCGCCGCTGTTATCACTAAGGGTCAGGTCAAGGCAAGCCCGCAACCCTCTTAA
- a CDS encoding DUF4397 domain-containing protein codes for MAKKRAAANKPAEEQEAKKAKEEKQEAQKKAEEKLGAEEIEVEELEVGPREEEKKVDEPKAENAFVRVIHSSPGAPNINVLIDDVEAISDLGYIHTTEYMGAKPGTRMITVNLTDGSTIFGPAETDLENEMYYTMVVTGLASGEPPLGLVIYEDKLAETSA; via the coding sequence ATGGCAAAGAAAAGGGCTGCCGCAAACAAGCCCGCGGAGGAACAAGAAGCCAAAAAAGCTAAAGAGGAGAAACAAGAGGCCCAGAAAAAAGCGGAGGAGAAGCTAGGCGCAGAGGAGATCGAGGTAGAAGAGTTAGAGGTGGGCCCGAGAGAAGAGGAAAAGAAAGTCGACGAGCCAAAGGCGGAGAATGCTTTCGTCCGTGTAATTCATTCAAGCCCGGGCGCGCCGAACATTAATGTGCTCATCGACGATGTTGAGGCCATAAGCGATCTCGGCTATATTCATACGACTGAATATATGGGGGCAAAGCCGGGTACGCGCATGATAACGGTCAACCTCACCGACGGGAGCACGATTTTTGGGCCCGCCGAGACAGATTTAGAAAACGAGATGTATTACACCATGGTCGTGACCGGCCTTGCGAGTGGCGAGCCACCCCTCGGACTGGTCATATATGAGGATAAGTTAGCGGAAACGTCCGCCTAG
- a CDS encoding phosphate ABC transporter substrate-binding protein, producing the protein MQLARRNKAIVLLLITTLLVAVTLATVAPNIALAHKDKKPKKVIKVAGKIIKVETKTVRQGSRTKIIKIVRTTEKVGDKTVITITRTIIKDDKPKPPKDALEGKILISGSSTVKPIADDLARSFVDKHKRVRIQIKANGSNVGIQEVSAGKVDIGMISRDIRPEETAAGLAATKLGQDVVAIYVNSNNPVNSFTKDQVTKVYNGTITNWQTFGGKNAPILPMGFNSTAGTYDYFMKTFMGGQTLSSAVRAFGTNLGVRRSVAATDTAVGYASLAFDNKRVRPVFIDGVAPTYGNARAGKYPYVRNLNFVTKSPASKATNEFIKFTLSNEGKRIMQKHNLIIE; encoded by the coding sequence ATGCAATTAGCAAGACGCAACAAGGCAATCGTTCTTCTGCTTATCACAACCCTGCTAGTAGCCGTAACCTTAGCGACTGTGGCTCCAAACATCGCGTTAGCGCACAAGGACAAGAAACCGAAAAAAGTCATAAAGGTCGCGGGAAAAATCATCAAGGTTGAGACCAAAACCGTCAGGCAAGGCAGCCGGACGAAGATAATAAAGATCGTTCGCACGACCGAGAAAGTAGGCGACAAAACCGTTATCACCATAACAAGGACAATTATTAAGGATGATAAGCCGAAGCCGCCCAAGGACGCTCTGGAAGGAAAGATTTTAATTAGCGGCTCATCGACGGTCAAGCCTATCGCCGATGATTTGGCGAGGTCGTTTGTGGATAAGCACAAGCGCGTTAGAATTCAGATTAAAGCCAATGGTTCCAACGTAGGCATCCAGGAAGTCTCCGCCGGTAAGGTCGATATCGGCATGATATCGCGTGATATCAGGCCTGAAGAAACAGCGGCCGGCCTAGCGGCTACAAAGCTCGGCCAAGATGTTGTCGCAATATATGTAAACTCGAATAATCCAGTCAATTCGTTTACGAAAGACCAGGTCACGAAGGTCTACAACGGAACGATAACAAACTGGCAGACATTCGGAGGCAAAAACGCGCCGATTCTACCGATGGGATTCAATTCGACCGCGGGCACCTACGATTACTTCATGAAGACCTTCATGGGCGGTCAAACATTGTCAAGCGCTGTGAGAGCATTCGGTACTAACCTTGGGGTTCGCCGTTCGGTAGCCGCCACCGACACAGCAGTCGGATACGCGTCGCTCGCATTTGACAACAAAAGGGTGAGGCCCGTATTTATCGATGGCGTAGCGCCGACCTACGGCAACGCAAGGGCCGGAAAGTACCCGTATGTTAGAAACCTCAACTTCGTGACGAAGAGTCCGGCGAGCAAAGCGACGAACGAGTTCATCAAATTCACACTCAGCAATGAAGGTAAGCGAATCATGCAAAAGCATAACCTTATTATTGAGTAA
- a CDS encoding type II toxin-antitoxin system VapB family antitoxin, giving the protein MRTTLNINDELLEKARKITGIKEKTSLVHLGLEALIARESGKRLAKMGGTEKNLKPISRRRAEGA; this is encoded by the coding sequence ATGAGGACTACTCTTAATATAAACGACGAACTACTTGAAAAAGCAAGAAAGATAACCGGTATCAAGGAAAAAACTTCATTGGTTCACCTAGGGCTTGAAGCTCTTATAGCAAGAGAAAGCGGCAAGAGGCTTGCAAAAATGGGAGGAACCGAAAAGAACCTGAAGCCGATATCGAGAAGACGGGCGGAAGGCGCATAA